From the genome of Bacteroides sp. MSB163, one region includes:
- a CDS encoding GumC family protein, translated as MDIMRFISQFLYRIRYWLLWGTLFVTGLVIYFTQFLPYSYTVKSSLYAGITSSTSLDGSAINFAVVTSTFDNLINIAKSRGTLEKVSIRLLANSLTYGEEWKDNQYIQAKHYRQLLQMTPKEVLTLVDRKDVEKTLANLITYRKEKSNNFIYAMFNRPVAFYSATALESINIKRAGNSDILEIMYTSADPGITQKTVSILIDELIKTYEILRFKSTNDVIAYFQEQVRLAKIALNKEEDDLMNYNVQERVINYPEETKALAFTRYEVEDRLEEAERVYQGAVALRDMLDEKMDIRAQIIRSNTNLLQELNKVSTLNQSIMEQEIFTSDKRQQADGKLQKEREALKKAEDNISHISDNLNEFNFTKEGVGIESMVSEWLAACVNEAKAKAELQVLLKRQEDIFSQYSHMSPIGTQVNRKQRAIDIAEDNYRTQLKGLADANLRLKNIEMSTSNLQTVAPPDYPLTDNGRKRLLYILVAFVGTIVFIITYFLLIELLDRTLRDPYRSKRLTGLPVVAAFNGISNLKYRGFLKACNRIAAAYSCRQLNKYMNSGQPTVVSLLSINPREGKSFLAKYFIEHWQSEGLQVRLVRHDLDFEAESKSYVQAEQLSDFWQLNEAEQIPDIILVEYPAIKDASLPLPVLQKADANLLIANACRLWRNSDDATLDPIKEALKSTPFLLYLNNADRDVVESFTGELPPKMPIHSFFNRLAQLGLTSQKAAVK; from the coding sequence ATGGATATAATGCGATTCATATCACAGTTTCTTTACCGCATCCGTTATTGGCTGTTGTGGGGAACGCTTTTTGTTACAGGTTTAGTTATTTACTTTACTCAGTTCCTTCCATATAGCTATACTGTGAAAAGTAGTTTATATGCTGGTATCACCAGTTCGACTTCACTTGATGGTTCTGCCATCAACTTTGCAGTGGTAACCAGCACTTTTGATAATCTTATCAATATAGCTAAATCTCGGGGAACATTGGAAAAAGTTTCTATCCGTTTATTAGCAAATTCACTCACTTATGGTGAAGAATGGAAGGACAATCAATATATTCAAGCCAAGCATTATCGCCAACTATTGCAAATGACTCCGAAAGAAGTACTGACCTTAGTAGATCGAAAAGATGTTGAGAAAACATTAGCTAACCTTATTACATATCGGAAAGAAAAAAGTAATAATTTTATATATGCTATGTTCAATCGTCCAGTTGCATTTTATAGTGCAACAGCCTTAGAAAGCATTAATATAAAACGTGCGGGGAATAGTGATATACTTGAAATCATGTACACCTCTGCCGATCCAGGTATCACTCAAAAAACAGTAAGTATCTTAATTGATGAGTTAATAAAAACCTACGAAATACTTCGTTTTAAATCAACCAACGATGTAATCGCCTATTTTCAAGAACAAGTACGACTTGCCAAAATAGCATTAAATAAGGAAGAAGACGATTTAATGAATTACAACGTACAAGAACGAGTTATTAATTATCCAGAAGAAACTAAAGCTTTAGCATTTACCCGATACGAAGTAGAAGATCGCTTAGAAGAAGCAGAACGTGTATACCAAGGAGCTGTAGCTTTACGTGATATGCTTGATGAAAAGATGGATATACGTGCTCAAATTATTCGTAGTAACACAAATTTGCTACAAGAACTAAACAAAGTTAGCACGCTGAACCAAAGCATTATGGAGCAAGAGATATTTACCTCCGATAAGCGTCAGCAAGCTGATGGAAAATTACAGAAAGAGAGAGAAGCACTTAAAAAAGCAGAAGATAATATCAGCCATATTTCGGACAATCTCAATGAATTCAATTTCACTAAAGAAGGAGTCGGCATTGAAAGTATGGTAAGTGAGTGGTTAGCAGCTTGCGTCAATGAAGCAAAAGCAAAAGCCGAATTACAAGTATTATTAAAACGCCAAGAAGATATTTTTAGCCAATATAGTCACATGTCTCCCATTGGTACGCAAGTGAACCGCAAACAACGTGCTATTGATATTGCTGAAGATAATTATCGTACACAACTCAAAGGATTGGCAGATGCAAACCTCCGTTTGAAAAACATTGAGATGAGCACTAGTAACTTGCAAACTGTAGCTCCTCCTGATTATCCATTAACGGATAATGGTCGTAAACGCTTACTTTATATTCTTGTTGCATTCGTAGGTACTATAGTGTTCATCATCACTTATTTCCTCCTTATCGAATTACTCGATCGTACATTACGTGACCCCTACCGTAGTAAACGTCTCACTGGTTTACCTGTTGTTGCAGCTTTCAATGGTATCAGTAATTTAAAATATCGTGGTTTCCTCAAAGCTTGTAATCGAATTGCTGCCGCTTATAGTTGTCGCCAATTGAATAAATACATGAATTCTGGACAACCTACAGTCGTAAGTTTACTAAGTATTAATCCACGAGAAGGAAAGTCATTCTTAGCCAAATATTTCATAGAGCATTGGCAATCAGAAGGACTCCAAGTACGTTTAGTACGTCATGATTTAGACTTTGAAGCAGAAAGCAAAAGCTATGTACAAGCCGAGCAGCTTTCTGATTTTTGGCAACTTAATGAAGCCGAACAAATACCTGATATTATTTTAGTAGAATATCCAGCTATCAAAGACGCATCCCTGCCTTTGCCTGTACTTCAAAAGGCTGATGCTAATTTATTAATAGCTAATGCATGCCGTTTGTGGAGAAATAGTGATGATGCTACACTTGATCCCATAAAAGAAGCTTTAAAAAGCACTCCATTTCTGCTTTATTTGAATAATGCAGATCGTGATGTTGTAGAATCGTTTACAGGTGAACTGCCTCCTAAAATGCCAATTCATTCATTCTTTAATCGATTAGCACAATTAGGTCTAACTTCTCAAAAAGCAGCGGTGAAATAA
- a CDS encoding TolC family protein, protein MIRRYITLIYWSAILSGLFAFPTAITAQEQTMTREERIKALERLKMEDARWETVTVMQTGKEVPLEIEKLELPPLSVFLDAVTENATVKRAQSQVEQQKNEYRIEKRNWWNYFRLNGSYAFGRFNSLNENSETLVDWYQSTNVGTRHTFNLGATVSIGLGDLFNRPLKLKNYRYNIEQLQYTQDEVMEERKLKVLEAYNAVTEQLATIKAKAETAALYNAQMKISENDFIQGKINIISLSLERARRTGAVTNYEQSRVTLHNSIVLLEMLTNVKIIKDK, encoded by the coding sequence ATGATAAGAAGATATATTACACTCATTTATTGGAGCGCTATTCTTTCGGGATTGTTTGCTTTTCCAACAGCCATTACTGCTCAAGAGCAAACGATGACGCGTGAAGAACGTATAAAAGCTTTAGAGCGTTTAAAGATGGAAGATGCACGATGGGAAACAGTAACTGTGATGCAGACAGGGAAAGAAGTCCCACTTGAAATTGAGAAATTAGAATTACCTCCATTGTCGGTTTTTTTAGATGCTGTAACAGAAAATGCCACAGTAAAACGAGCACAATCGCAAGTGGAACAACAAAAAAATGAGTATCGCATTGAAAAGCGTAATTGGTGGAACTATTTTCGCTTAAATGGCAGTTACGCATTTGGCCGTTTCAATAGCTTAAATGAAAATAGTGAAACTCTCGTTGATTGGTACCAATCGACAAATGTTGGCACACGCCATACTTTCAATTTAGGAGCTACCGTTAGTATAGGTCTAGGTGACCTATTTAATCGCCCATTAAAACTAAAAAACTATCGCTATAACATTGAGCAACTACAATATACACAAGACGAAGTAATGGAAGAACGTAAACTGAAAGTATTAGAAGCATATAATGCTGTAACAGAGCAATTAGCTACCATTAAAGCTAAAGCTGAAACAGCGGCACTATATAATGCACAGATGAAAATATCAGAAAATGACTTTATACAAGGAAAAATAAATATAATTTCGCTTTCATTGGAACGTGCCCGACGTACTGGTGCAGTCACAAATTATGAACAAAGTCGCGTAACTTTACATAACTCCATTGTTTTGTTAGAAATGCTGACTAATGTAAAAATAATCAAAGATAAGTAA
- a CDS encoding sugar transferase, giving the protein MLYYIYIGNKRVIIDHLSKVTGGMFVAVSSPQKAAKVIDGIRERYNISILYEQTETPESDCIELSYLRKRYPRVYITLITEVLKPENRKAYLQAGVNNTLPPHAEEDSIQSMNAYLRARKDSKLKEFSETHRKVLNTFRLPMWKRTFDILFAGTAVIILSPLLIGTAIAVRAESKGKVIYKSQRVGSNYQIFNFLKFRSMYTNADKRLKELNALNQYQIEEVESSDEDPEIRFDDLVGTPDEEENLLISDDFVISEEDFIKKKEKTQQNAFVKIENDPRVTRVGRFIRKYSIDELPQLFNILKGDMSIVGNRPLPLYEAELLTSDAYIDRFMAPAGLTGLWQVEKRGGAGKMSAEERKQLDIKYARDFSFWLDMKIIFKTLTAFVQKENV; this is encoded by the coding sequence ATGTTATATTACATATATATTGGTAATAAACGGGTTATCATCGACCACCTGAGCAAAGTAACAGGAGGAATGTTTGTTGCCGTCTCTTCTCCACAGAAAGCGGCTAAAGTCATTGATGGTATTCGTGAGCGATATAACATATCTATCCTTTACGAACAGACAGAAACTCCAGAATCAGACTGTATAGAGCTTTCTTATTTACGAAAGCGTTATCCCCGGGTTTACATAACCCTCATAACAGAAGTGTTAAAACCCGAAAATCGAAAAGCTTACCTCCAGGCAGGCGTCAACAATACGCTTCCGCCGCATGCCGAGGAAGATAGCATCCAAAGTATGAATGCTTATCTCAGGGCACGTAAGGATAGTAAACTGAAAGAATTCAGCGAAACACATCGCAAAGTGTTGAATACATTCCGTCTTCCTATGTGGAAACGCACATTCGACATTCTATTTGCCGGTACTGCTGTTATCATTCTTTCACCATTGCTGATAGGAACAGCTATTGCTGTCCGTGCAGAGAGCAAAGGAAAAGTCATTTATAAGTCGCAACGTGTAGGCTCCAATTATCAGATTTTCAATTTCCTAAAATTCCGTTCCATGTACACTAACGCAGACAAACGGCTGAAGGAGTTGAATGCACTTAATCAATATCAGATTGAAGAAGTAGAGAGTTCTGATGAAGATCCGGAAATCCGCTTTGACGACCTTGTCGGGACACCGGACGAAGAAGAAAACCTGTTGATTTCGGATGATTTCGTGATCTCCGAAGAAGATTTCATCAAAAAGAAAGAGAAAACACAACAGAATGCATTCGTCAAGATTGAAAATGATCCGCGCGTTACTCGTGTCGGACGGTTTATTCGCAAATACAGTATTGATGAGTTGCCACAGCTTTTTAATATTCTGAAAGGTGATATGAGTATTGTAGGTAACCGCCCTCTCCCACTCTATGAAGCTGAGTTATTAACCAGTGATGCCTACATAGACCGTTTTATGGCTCCGGCTGGTTTGACGGGGTTATGGCAGGTTGAGAAACGGGGCGGTGCCGGTAAGATGTCGGCAGAAGAGAGAAAACAGTTGGATATTAAGTATGCAAGAGATTTCTCATTCTGGCTGGATATGAAGATTATCTTTAAGACGCTGACGGCGTTTGTACAGAAAGAGAATGTATAA
- a CDS encoding response regulator, which translates to MKQILLVDDKASIGKVLSMYLGKEYDLAYCEDPLKAIEWLHEGNEPDLIISDIRMPKMTGSEFLHYLKSNELFKHIPVMMLSSEESTTERIRLLEEGAVDYILKPFNPMELKVRLKKFL; encoded by the coding sequence ATGAAACAAATATTATTAGTAGATGATAAAGCCTCCATAGGCAAAGTGCTTTCTATGTATTTAGGTAAAGAGTATGATCTTGCATATTGCGAAGATCCTTTGAAAGCTATCGAGTGGTTACACGAAGGTAATGAGCCCGACTTGATTATATCCGATATCCGTATGCCCAAAATGACTGGTTCGGAATTTCTTCATTACCTCAAAAGTAATGAGTTGTTCAAGCACATTCCCGTTATGATGCTTTCCAGCGAAGAGAGCACTACCGAGCGTATCCGCCTGCTCGAAGAAGGAGCGGTCGATTATATTCTGAAGCCTTTCAACCCCATGGAATTGAAAGTACGTTTAAAGAAATTTCTATAA
- a CDS encoding LruC domain-containing protein, with protein sequence MGKKFKTNQILVAALILSCALLGSCEKNAFDPEKVKATYEDKFPVKNIDPDMDWKMTRQVTIDISVYEDYGVDYTVEIFDRNPYSTDTIPHLLARGTANQEFSFHTAIDCPTVLSTLYVSRTDEADRRIFKPVAITNNRLTTSFGSQTLTRSFSPSTRSEGNFSISAMSRPYTDKEIETMLSKAVEYTGQDMDTDIANKNIFKITSTYEGSINHGGTPTPAASTLKLIIAPEAKWEIPSSQTINQGLEIIVASKGEIKLKSGSENTPALKFTNTASLTVLGTAYQEHENDEAEDTRGKISGNGWIEFSNGGTNYNAGDIDIDGINNNGGTFFNYGEIDVKKLYGPSTGSLFVNHGDLEADQIGDEKNDRGPLLENSCKIEVDGDLTSYGITLGQGAFIKCEHLHASDYINLNDNSMIKVENNSWFNNCSITGPTAPNSYALLKLNNIQQANWTGSWQSEVTQGYVINNVYCEYKGGGRDATWNFEYCCLNGTAGGNGKKGNGNAVACKPGEAPKYIPEGRCTGEGNTPGEGDPGEEPELMPYTYVFEDNFPLVGDYDFNDVVLDVSINHDRGRDNKITTTHIDVTLVAAGATKTIGAGLRLINVDRAAVASISYEGDVNRFQNTLSGSMLDNISFEDGMVIPLFGNVHGVFGVAPGTMVNTGIATAPTYTYKIKIEQSNAYQHESPVISKDNLDFFIAYKFRSMQQRMEVHLYEFWDYGATKGGTVQKENLDLAGNNTWAICVPNFRYPRESINISTLKGDDCAYPKFLDWAQNRTPDTEKWHLDPNEKNVYR encoded by the coding sequence ATGGGAAAGAAGTTCAAGACAAATCAGATTCTGGTAGCTGCACTGATTCTATCGTGTGCTTTGTTGGGTAGTTGTGAAAAAAATGCATTCGATCCCGAAAAAGTAAAAGCAACTTACGAAGATAAATTTCCGGTAAAAAACATCGATCCCGATATGGACTGGAAAATGACCAGGCAGGTTACGATAGACATCTCTGTCTACGAAGATTATGGAGTAGATTATACTGTAGAAATCTTCGATCGCAACCCCTATTCTACCGACACCATACCTCACTTACTGGCAAGAGGAACCGCCAATCAGGAATTTTCTTTCCATACCGCAATTGATTGTCCGACTGTGCTTTCCACGCTTTATGTATCGCGTACCGACGAGGCCGATCGAAGGATATTCAAACCCGTAGCCATAACCAACAACCGTCTGACCACATCGTTCGGTAGCCAGACGCTGACACGTTCCTTTTCCCCATCCACCAGGAGTGAAGGCAATTTCAGCATATCCGCAATGTCCCGTCCATACACTGATAAAGAAATAGAGACAATGCTTTCCAAAGCAGTCGAATATACCGGCCAAGATATGGACACCGACATAGCCAATAAAAACATTTTTAAAATAACATCCACCTATGAAGGCAGTATCAACCATGGAGGTACCCCTACTCCCGCAGCCAGTACTCTCAAACTGATTATTGCGCCGGAGGCCAAATGGGAAATTCCCTCCTCCCAGACCATCAACCAGGGACTTGAAATCATAGTAGCCTCCAAAGGTGAAATCAAATTAAAATCCGGTAGCGAAAATACTCCGGCTCTTAAATTTACAAATACCGCTTCACTCACAGTTCTGGGTACCGCTTATCAAGAACACGAAAACGATGAGGCGGAGGATACCCGTGGAAAAATATCCGGCAACGGATGGATAGAATTCTCCAATGGCGGAACCAACTACAATGCCGGAGACATCGACATTGACGGTATCAATAATAATGGCGGTACCTTCTTCAATTATGGTGAAATCGACGTTAAAAAGTTATATGGTCCCTCTACCGGAAGTCTCTTTGTCAACCATGGGGATCTGGAAGCCGACCAGATAGGAGACGAAAAAAATGACAGGGGACCCTTGCTGGAAAACAGTTGCAAAATCGAAGTTGACGGTGATCTGACTTCCTATGGCATCACATTGGGGCAAGGAGCATTCATCAAATGTGAACACCTGCACGCTTCAGACTATATCAACCTGAACGATAACTCTATGATCAAAGTAGAGAATAACTCATGGTTCAATAATTGCAGCATCACCGGTCCGACCGCCCCGAACAGCTATGCATTGCTGAAACTTAATAATATACAACAGGCTAACTGGACCGGAAGCTGGCAAAGCGAAGTAACCCAAGGTTATGTGATCAATAATGTGTACTGCGAATATAAAGGCGGAGGTCGAGACGCTACATGGAATTTTGAGTACTGCTGCCTGAACGGCACTGCAGGAGGAAACGGGAAAAAAGGAAATGGTAACGCAGTTGCATGCAAACCCGGAGAGGCTCCTAAATATATCCCCGAAGGCAGATGCACCGGTGAAGGCAATACTCCGGGAGAAGGCGATCCGGGAGAAGAACCCGAATTAATGCCCTATACCTACGTCTTCGAAGACAACTTCCCCTTGGTAGGCGACTATGACTTCAACGACGTAGTTTTGGACGTATCCATCAATCATGACCGTGGCCGCGACAATAAGATAACGACCACACACATTGATGTCACACTCGTGGCAGCCGGAGCGACTAAGACTATCGGAGCTGGTTTGCGATTGATAAATGTGGATAGAGCTGCCGTTGCAAGTATCAGTTACGAAGGAGATGTAAACCGATTCCAAAACACCCTATCCGGTTCTATGTTAGACAATATCAGCTTTGAAGATGGCATGGTGATTCCTCTCTTCGGAAATGTACATGGCGTATTCGGCGTTGCTCCCGGTACCATGGTCAATACGGGTATCGCTACAGCTCCCACCTATACATACAAGATAAAGATTGAACAGAGCAATGCCTACCAGCACGAGTCTCCGGTTATCTCTAAAGACAATTTGGATTTCTTCATTGCTTATAAGTTCAGAAGTATGCAGCAACGTATGGAAGTGCATCTTTACGAATTCTGGGATTATGGCGCCACCAAAGGAGGAACCGTACAGAAAGAAAATCTTGACTTAGCAGGTAACAATACATGGGCTATTTGTGTGCCCAATTTCCGTTATCCGAGAGAAAGTATCAACATCAGTACGCTAAAGGGTGACGATTGCGCATACCCCAAGTTTTTGGATTGGGCTCAAAACCGCACGCCCGATACTGAAAAATGGCATCTCGATCCTAACGAAAAGAATGTTTACAGATAA
- a CDS encoding LruC domain-containing protein yields MMKSISRLSVMATMVSAMFLASCADDVYDPSKEPQTPPAENPFGEGFAAPDGFNWSMINSVKLNVEVKDEFNGQYQYLIEVFTTNPLSDKNATPIAAGVANKNANYVTEINIPAATGYLYIRQTDPKQRNEIYACAVPENGGSMDCKLYYTGVGTRVTGNTGSAFEAAKQAGFTEPKHKDSEDLKPLYDETKIIPEVPAVSDKYVPNNSGALNAGANFIIGAEYTSEASFKDNLRVYESSGRVTVFVQGVWDLSGEELNSRLDIYVMNGGKIIASNDLTIGISNTLTIQSGGSIEVGNTLHLGAPTKVYGSISAENVNVNIGGTPEIYIGGNGSIKVTQTALFNSSQIFNYGVLSAGKLELMNATVLNKSYIENCKDISCNNGKIFNYGDVKFSGTLTTNNNIQNTVFVNHDQATLVGSRWDNGASVYNDGLIQLTNFYNPAVGEIYNSCAFIISNEFTFVNLILDNGSITSDWNNTTNEWLPVPTITCNQKVNVKMRNSSIIKVDNFILGNSPNNIVGEQGETSMIKARLLTLNGGGLTSISGNLVFEGKYAKDYPTWQLKTECAMTGYDESKQSIESCSGIINEGNEGEDPYTPEIPVIDDATTYTYVFEDNWPKYGDFDLNDIVLTISNRSVQANASGNLKSAKLNIALEAVGASKVLGVGIRFFGLPENITPKKFTVKGVNASFEAGQSLPTLILFENAHGEFSFSDERPFINTTQDASTNSADVPDYSIRFEFEESSNVPASAFNINNLDVFVITRAADQKNKRLEVHVAGYAPTDLANTKLFGQGNDKSSADEKRYYLSSENLAWGVVIPTDFAWPLEYKNIKDVYTNFVGWVTSGGKENKDWYNSHNGQVFKK; encoded by the coding sequence ATGATGAAATCAATTAGCAGATTATCAGTAATGGCTACCATGGTAAGCGCCATGTTTTTAGCCAGTTGTGCGGACGATGTTTACGACCCAAGTAAAGAACCGCAGACGCCGCCGGCTGAAAATCCTTTTGGTGAAGGTTTTGCCGCTCCTGATGGCTTTAATTGGTCCATGATCAATTCCGTAAAACTTAATGTTGAGGTAAAGGACGAATTCAATGGTCAGTACCAGTATCTGATCGAAGTATTCACCACCAACCCATTGAGTGATAAAAATGCGACTCCGATTGCGGCTGGTGTAGCAAACAAGAATGCTAATTACGTTACAGAAATCAACATACCTGCAGCAACTGGATATCTGTATATTCGTCAAACAGACCCGAAACAACGAAATGAAATTTACGCATGCGCTGTTCCCGAAAATGGCGGTTCAATGGATTGTAAGCTATACTATACCGGAGTCGGCACAAGAGTCACAGGAAATACAGGTTCAGCATTCGAAGCCGCAAAACAAGCAGGATTTACAGAACCGAAACATAAGGACAGCGAAGACCTTAAACCTCTTTATGATGAAACAAAAATAATACCGGAAGTACCTGCTGTTTCAGATAAGTACGTCCCCAATAATTCAGGAGCGTTGAATGCCGGAGCCAACTTTATTATTGGTGCAGAATATACATCCGAGGCCTCTTTTAAAGACAATTTACGGGTTTATGAAAGTAGCGGCAGAGTAACCGTATTCGTTCAAGGCGTATGGGACTTGTCAGGGGAGGAATTAAATTCCCGACTCGACATCTACGTGATGAATGGCGGTAAAATCATCGCTTCAAATGACCTCACAATAGGTATCAGTAATACTCTTACCATCCAAAGCGGAGGAAGTATCGAAGTCGGAAACACCTTACATTTAGGCGCTCCAACCAAAGTCTATGGCTCCATTTCAGCAGAAAATGTCAATGTAAACATAGGCGGTACGCCTGAAATATATATTGGTGGAAACGGCAGTATCAAAGTTACCCAAACAGCACTTTTCAACAGTTCTCAAATTTTCAACTACGGTGTATTAAGCGCAGGCAAGCTTGAGCTTATGAATGCTACTGTATTAAATAAATCCTATATAGAGAATTGCAAAGACATCAGTTGCAACAACGGTAAGATATTCAATTATGGCGATGTAAAATTCAGCGGAACACTCACGACTAATAATAACATTCAGAATACAGTTTTTGTCAATCACGATCAAGCCACTTTAGTAGGATCAAGATGGGACAATGGCGCTTCTGTTTATAATGACGGCCTTATCCAGCTTACCAATTTCTATAATCCAGCAGTGGGCGAAATCTATAATAGCTGTGCATTTATCATCAGCAATGAATTTACTTTCGTTAATTTGATTTTAGACAATGGTTCCATTACAAGCGATTGGAACAATACAACAAACGAATGGCTTCCCGTTCCGACCATCACTTGCAATCAAAAAGTTAATGTCAAGATGAGAAATAGCTCAATCATCAAAGTCGATAACTTCATTTTAGGCAACTCACCTAACAACATCGTAGGCGAACAAGGCGAGACATCTATGATCAAAGCCCGTCTGCTTACATTAAATGGCGGTGGACTAACCAGCATCAGTGGCAACTTGGTATTTGAGGGGAAATATGCAAAGGATTATCCTACATGGCAACTGAAGACTGAATGCGCTATGACCGGTTATGACGAATCCAAACAATCCATCGAATCCTGTAGCGGCATTATCAACGAAGGTAATGAAGGCGAAGACCCGTACACCCCTGAAATTCCTGTCATTGACGATGCGACGACTTACACTTATGTATTCGAAGACAACTGGCCCAAATATGGCGATTTCGACCTCAACGATATCGTCCTGACAATAAGCAATCGTTCCGTCCAAGCCAATGCAAGCGGCAACTTGAAGAGCGCCAAACTCAATATTGCCCTCGAAGCTGTCGGAGCAAGTAAAGTTCTCGGAGTAGGTATCCGCTTCTTCGGTCTGCCGGAAAATATCACCCCCAAGAAATTCACCGTTAAAGGCGTAAACGCTTCATTTGAAGCTGGGCAAAGCCTCCCGACCCTCATACTGTTTGAAAATGCACACGGTGAATTCAGCTTCAGCGACGAACGACCATTCATTAATACAACTCAGGATGCATCGACCAATAGCGCTGATGTTCCCGATTATTCCATACGTTTCGAGTTTGAAGAATCTAGCAATGTACCCGCGTCAGCGTTCAACATCAACAATCTGGATGTATTCGTCATCACCAGAGCTGCTGACCAGAAGAATAAACGTCTTGAAGTGCACGTAGCCGGTTATGCACCTACCGATCTGGCCAACACCAAGCTGTTCGGACAAGGAAATGACAAGTCGTCTGCGGATGAAAAGCGTTATTACCTGAGCTCTGAAAACTTAGCATGGGGCGTAGTTATCCCGACAGATTTTGCATGGCCCTTAGAGTATAAAAATATCAAAGATGTATACACAAATTTTGTCGGTTGGGTAACCAGCGGCGGAAAAGAGAACAAGGATTGGTATAACAGCCACAATGGTCAGGTATTCAAAAAATAG
- a CDS encoding asparaginase encodes MKTDYPSVLLIYTGGTIGMIENPETGALENFNFDHLLKHVPELKRFNYRISSYQFDPPIDSSDMEPSLWAKIVKIINYNYDYFDGFVILHGTDTMSYTASALSFMLENLAKPVILTGSQLPIGTLRTDGKENLITSIEIAAAKNPDGTPIVPEVCIFFENELMRGNRTTKINAENFNAFRSFNYPSLAHAGIHIKYDAHIIRRPDPTRPMKPHYLFDTNVVMLTLFPGIQESIINSVLHVPGLKAVVLKTFGSGNAPQKEWFIRQLKDATERGIIIVNITQCQRGVVEMGRYETGLKLLQAGVISGYDSTPECAVTKLMFLLGHGLNQAEIRYRMNSDLAGEITK; translated from the coding sequence ATGAAGACTGACTACCCATCCGTGTTGCTAATTTATACCGGTGGAACCATCGGAATGATAGAGAACCCAGAGACAGGTGCGCTTGAAAATTTCAACTTCGATCATCTTCTCAAACATGTTCCCGAACTGAAACGTTTCAATTATCGCATCTCTTCCTATCAGTTTGATCCTCCTATTGACTCTTCTGACATGGAGCCTTCGCTTTGGGCAAAAATCGTAAAGATTATCAACTACAATTATGATTACTTCGACGGCTTTGTCATTCTTCATGGAACCGACACCATGTCTTATACAGCCTCTGCTCTCAGTTTCATGCTTGAGAATTTGGCTAAGCCCGTCATTCTCACCGGCTCTCAGCTCCCTATCGGCACTCTGCGTACAGATGGAAAAGAAAATCTTATCACCTCTATAGAAATAGCTGCGGCCAAGAATCCCGATGGCACTCCCATCGTTCCCGAAGTGTGTATCTTTTTTGAAAATGAATTGATGCGCGGTAATCGTACCACAAAGATCAATGCCGAAAACTTCAACGCATTCCGTTCATTCAACTATCCCTCACTGGCCCATGCAGGCATCCACATCAAATATGACGCCCACATCATCCGCCGTCCTGATCCGACGCGTCCCATGAAGCCTCATTACCTGTTCGATACCAATGTGGTTATGCTCACTCTTTTTCCCGGTATCCAGGAAAGCATCATCAATTCTGTTCTCCATGTCCCGGGTCTGAAAGCGGTTGTACTCAAAACATTCGGTTCCGGCAATGCTCCTCAGAAGGAATGGTTCATCCGCCAACTGAAGGACGCTACAGAACGTGGCATCATTATTGTTAACATCACTCAATGCCAACGTGGCGTAGTTGAAATGGGGCGTTACGAAACCGGACTGAAATTGCTGCAAGCAGGCGTCATCAGCGGATACGACAGTACTCCCGAATGTGCAGTAACCAAACTTATGTTCCTCCTTGGCCATGGTCTCAATCAAGCCGAAATCCGCTACCGGATGAACTCTGATCTTGCGGGAGAAATCACTAAATAA